The DNA segment AGCGCAACGTCATCCAGTCCGCGCTGGTCAGCGCCTACATCAACGACGGTTGGCGCCCGGAGGAAGTGCCGCGCCGGCCCGAGCGGGTGAAGACGGACGCGCTCGACCTGCGCCGCCGTCGCATCGTGGCGCGCATCATGGGTGACCTCTGCTCCACCGCCATTCGTGGCGGGGACGGCAGCGTCACCTGGATTGCCCCCATCTTCCGGCCCACCGGCTGGTCCGTACAGCCGCTGGAGCAGGACCTCTACGGAGGCACCTCGGGGGTGGCGCTCCTGGTGGGCGCGTACCTGCGCGAGGCTGTCGCCGGCCGCGCCGACCCGGTGGAGGGCCTGGAGGCCCTGCTCGCCTCCACGCTGCGCACCCTGGACCTCGCCGAGGCCCGGCCCGGCGTGCAGCGCGCCCGGGGCGTGAAGCTCCGGCCCCAGGCGCCGGGCGCCTATATCGGCCTCGGCTCGCAGCTCTGGACGCGCCTCGTCCTCGCCGGCTGGGGCATGGACCGGGGCGACGGCGTGGCACGCGCCGCCGCGCTCGCGGAAGGCATTCCCGAGGCCGCCGCGGCCGACGACATCCACGACATCCTCACGGGCAAGGCCGGCGCCATCGCGCCCCTGCTCGCGCTGTACCGGAAGACCGCGGACGCGCGCCACCTGGAGCTGGCCCGCCAGCTGGGCGACAAGCTGTGCGACCTGGCGCAGCGCAAGGGCGACGGGGCCTTCTGGGTGCACCAGAGCTGGCCGGAGGGCGTCGGCGGCTTCGCGCACGGTGTCACCGGCATCGGTTGGGCGCTGACGCGGCTCGCCCGGGTGACGGGCGCTCCCCGCCATGCGCAGACGGCGCGAGCGGCCTTCGCCTTCGAGGAGTCCCTCTTCGATGAAGGCGAGCAGAACTGGCTGGACCTGCGCCTGCTCGAAGGCCTGAAGACGGCGGCCGCGTGGTGTCACGGCTCGGTGGGCATCGGCCTGGCGCACGCCGACCTCGACCCCAGGATGGAGAGCCCGCAGACGCGGCTGATGCTGCGCAGGGCCGCCGCGGCGACGTGGCGCATGGGCTTTGGCTGGAACCACTGCGCCTGCCATGGAGACCTGGGCGCGTGGGAGCTGCTGGACCGCGCCATTGCCGCCGGTGAGGGCCCCGAGGGACTGACGCGGGAGCACCTGCTGGGCACGATTCTGACCAGCATCGAGGAGCAGGGCCCGTCCTGCGGAATGGCGCGGGATGCCTTCGTCCCGGGCCTGCTGCCGGGCCTGGGCGGCGTCGCCTACCAGCTGCTCCGGGCGCACCCGGAGAACGGGCTGCCTTCGATTCTGCTGGTCGGGGGTGGGGACCTCTGAGCACGGACGCCAGCCAGGTCGAGCTGGAGACACCGTACTGGCGCCTCGACGGGGCGGCGCAGCCAGGACACGGGCTGCTGGCGCTCGGCCGGCGCGTGGGCCTGGCCGTCCAGCCGGTGCTGTCCGTGCTGCGCCGCGCCGCGCCCCGGGCCGCGCTCGCGGTCATCTTCTGCCAGCTCGTCGCGGGCGCGGCCACCACGTGGGCCCTGCTGCTCACGACGAGCGTCCTCGGACAGCTCCTGTCCGGCGGCACCGGCGCACAGCGGCTGGAGGCCGCCCTCCCCACCCTGCTCCTGCTGGGCGGCGTGCAGGCGGTCCGGATGGGCCTGGAGACGGCCACCAACGTGGCCCGTGCGTACCTCGTCCCGCGCGTGTTCCGGGTCGCCGAGGAGGCGCTCTTCCGGGTCAGCCTCCAGGTGGACCTGGCGTCCTTCGACGACCCCGGCTTCTACGACCGGCTGCACCGCGCCCGGGACCGGGGCGTCATGCACATGGAGGGCGCCACGACGTGCCTCGTCGAGGCGCTCCGTGCCGCGTTCTCGGTCTTCGGCGCGGTGCTCGCGCTGCTCTGGCTCCACCCGCTGCTGTTGCCCCTCCTGGGGGTCGCCCTGCTGCCCCAGGGCTGGGCGGTGCTCCACGCGGCGAGGCTGCAATACTCCGGCATGGCGACGACCATCTCCCTCACGCGCCAGGTCCACATGATGGCGGAGCTCGCCACGCAGCGGGAGTCCGCGCCGGAGATTCGCACCAACCAGGCCCAGGACTACGTGCTCGCCGAGTACCAGCGCAGCGCCGTGGCGCTGCAGGACCACCTGGTCCGCCTGGGCATCGCCGAGGCGCGCTCCACCGCCTTCGGCCGGATGCTGTCCGGCCTCGGCCTGGTCGCCACCTTCGTCGCGCTCGGGATGATGCTGCAGGCGCGCTGGCTGGAGCTGGCCGTCGCCGGCACGGCGGTCATCGCCGTGCGCAGCGCGAGCGCGGCGCTCGCCCTGTTCATGCAGATGGCGCATGGCCTGTTCGAGAAGGGCCTGTATATCAGCGACTACCGCGAGTTCATCGAGCAGTCCTCGCAGCGGGCCCGGCCCGCCACGGCGGGGGTGAAGGCGCCGGAGAACCCGGGACGCATCGAGCTGCAGGGCGTGGGGTTCCACTACCCGGGCCAGGAGGGCCGGCTGGCGCTGCGCGACATCTCCCTGACCATCGAGGCCGGGCAGAGCATCGCCCTCGTCGGGGAGAATGGCTCGGGCAAGACGACGCTGGCCAAGCTGATTGCCGGGCTCTACCCGCCGACCTCCGGCCGCATCACCTGGGATGGCATCGACCTGCGGGAGATGTCACCCGACAGCCTCGCGGACCGGGTGGTCATGGTGCTGCAGGACCCCATCCGCTGGCCGCGCAGCGCCCGGGACAACGTCCGCCTCGGCCGCCACCAGCGGGTGGACCCGGACGCCCGCATGCTGCTCCAGTCCGCCGAGCAGTCGCGCGCCCTCGAAGTCGTGGAGAACCTGCCGCAGGGCTGGGACACCCTCCTGTCGCGCCAGTTCCGGGGCGGCATGGACCTGTCGGGCGGGCAGTGGCAGCGGCTCGCCGTGGCGCGCGGCCTGTACCGGGACGCCCCGCTGGTCATCTGGGACGAGCCGACGGCGCCGCTGGATGCCAGGGCCGAGCATGCCGTCTACGAGTCGCTCCGGCAGCTGGCCCGAAACCGCACCGTGCTCCTCATCACCCACCGGCTGGCCAGCGTCCGCAACGCCGACCGCATCTACTTCCTGGAGCGGGGCGCCGTGGTCGAGCAGGGGCGCCACGAGGAGCTGATGACGCTGAACGGGCGCTACGCCGAGCTCTATCGCCTCCAGACGCGGCTGCACGGGCTGGAGGAGGACGCCCCCGGAAGATGACGACCTCGACTGAAGCCGAAGCGCGCTGCCGGGACGTGGACTGGTCTCCCCTGCGCACGGCCCTCGAGGGCGCGGTGATTGTTCCCGGAGATGAGCAGCTGCTCCTGGCCAACAAGCAGTTCGCGGCCGGCCGGCCGTTGCTTCCGCTCCAGGCCCTGGTGCGCTGCCGGAACACCGCCGACGTCCAGCGCACGCTGGAGTTCCTCGTGCGGCACGAGCTGCCCTTCTCGGTGCGCAGCGGCGGGCATTGCTTCGCCGACCTGTCCACCCGCGCGCCCGTCGTCGTCGACCTCTCGGAGAACAACCGCGTCGAGCCCCAGGAAGGCCTCGCCGTCATCGGCCCGGGCGCCCTGTCCGCCGAGGTCAGCAGGCGCCTGGCCTCCGTGGGGCGTGTCGTCCCCACTGGAGGCTGTCCCCGCGTGGCCCTCGGCGGACTCGCGCTCGTCGGAGGCTTCGGCTTCCTCGGACGCCGCCACGGGCTCACCACCGACCAGGTCGAACGTCTGGAGGTGGTCCGTGCCGACGGCAGCGTGGTCCATGCGAGCGCGGGCGAGGCGCCGGACCTCTACTGGGCGCTGCGCGGCTCGGGCACCGCCGGCTTCGGCATCGTCACCCGGCTGACGCTGCGAACGTTTCCCCTGGAGGCGCTCACCGTCGTCAACGGCAGGTGGGCCCCGACGGAGGCCGCCGGGCTGATGGAGCTCTGGCAACGGCACGCGCCCGACGCGGAGGACGACGTCAACCTGGAGCTGGGCCTCGTCGCGCCGGACGACCCGGAGCTGCCGACCTACGTGGAGCTCTTCGGCGTCATCCTCGGCAGTGAGGCCGGTGCAGCGAACCACCTGAGAGCGTGGGAGCGCCACCTGGGGCCGCTGGCCTCCGGACTGCGCACGTGGCGGCTGCCTCCGGCCGAGGCGGCGGACTACCTCGTCGGGCTCCTCGACCACGAGACGGCACCGGCGTGGATGCCCAGCCTCCCCTACAGGCACACGGGCTACCAGTTCACCCGCTCCAACTTCTTCGACGAGCCCCTGGCGCCGGAGTCCATCCAGGCCTGCGTCGAGCAGTTCCAGGCCGACCGTCGCTACGCCCAGCACCGCGAGCTGGAGCTCATCCCCTGGGGCGGTGCGTATGCACGCTCCAACGAGGGCTCCAGCTTCATCCACCGCAAGGCGCGCATGATGCTCCGCCACACCGGCACGGTGGGCTCGCGGTCGTCGGAAGCGCTGCGTGAGCATGCGCGCGGGTGGGTGGATGCCTCGCAGGCCACCGTGCGCCGTCACGCCAATGGCCATGTCTACCAGGGCTACGCGGACCTGCGCCTGGACGACCCTCACCGTGCCTATTACGGGGACAGCCTTCCGCGGCTCCGGCACCTCAAGCACGAGTACGACCCGCACGACGTCTTCCGCCACGCCCAGAGCCTTCCTCCGCGGTGAGCACGCCGTCCCGGGTCCGCTTGTTCAAGTCCAAAACACAACGCATCCAGCCGCGTCGGCTCCCAGGTGGCGCCGTGGTACGAGCGGGGACGTGCTCACCATTCGCACGTCCCAGATGCAGGCCTTCGTCACGCAGCGCGAGCGTGTCTTTGCGCAGTGGGCCCTGCCCCACCTGTTGCGGCGCGCCCCCGGGGCCCTCGCGGCGCTTCCAGGCCCGGAGCAGGAACGACGCGTCATGCTGGCCATTCGCCGGGCTCGGACCTGGGGCCTGTGGACGGGTGAAGGGCTCCTCGAGTTCGTCTCGCTGATGTTCGAGGTGGCCCCCAGGTTCGACGAGCACCCCGTCGTGCAGGCCCTCCTGCACGACGCGGAGCAGCCACCGGATGCGTCCGTCCACCTGCTGCGCTTCCGGCTGGAGCCGGGCGCGGTCGCCGAGCTGCGGCAGCGGTACGAAGACGCCCACTGGGAATGACGCGCCTGGGTGCACGCCGTCGCCGGAGCCCGCGGACATGACCTTGCCCCCCTACCCTCCCATCCGGTCCGAAGACTTCGCGGACTTCTCGGACGCGCCGTCCACAGGCATCCAGGCGACGTGCGACCTCCCGGACAACTCGTGCTCGCTGACGGGCCTTGCCATCACGTTCCGCGAGGCCCTGTTCCAGAATCAGAAACCTCATTTCTGGACGGAGCGGGGGCATGCCCCGGTCGGCCTGTGCGAGCCGGGCCGCTATCACGTCCCGATGAGGGCGCCGGGGACACGAGGGTTCCTGGGCGACTACGCGGTGGTCGTCTCCATCGAGAACCCGGAGCGGGTCGCCAGCGTGCTCATCCGGGTGATGAAGCCCCACGCGGACGTGCCGCTGGTGTCCTTTTCCGTCGCCCCAGCCAATGCGGCACAGGGAGTCCCGCTGTCCACCCTCCAGGATGTCCTGCTCCCCGGGAATGGGCCCTACAAGCTCGTCGTGAAGCTCATTCCCACCGCGGAGACCATCTTCGTGAAGCAGGGCACCGGCTGGGTCTACCTCGACGATGACGCGCCCACCTTCGGCTTCGAGTTCGAGTTCGTCCGGCCGGAGTACCTGGACGAGCGCCTCACGGACTCCCAGGCGCTGCACAACCTCGCCGTCCCGGACCTCGAAAAATGGAGGAAGGCGCTGGAAGCGCTCAAGGCCGGTCCGGAACTGACGCCGGAGACCGACTTCGAAATCTCCAGGGAAGAAGATGCCGACCACTATTCGATTACACAGTTGAAGTCGGGGAGCTTCCTCGTGCGCTACAGGCAGCTCGGCTGGGACATGAAGATTCACTACGACTCGGGCTGCATCGAGGTGAATGGCGCGCCCCGCACCCGGCGTGGCCATGAGCCGCTCGCGGGAATCATCCAGAAGCACATCTTCGGCATCGCGCAGAGCATCGGCCTGGCGCCGAACATCGACCCTCGAACGGGCAATGGGGCAGGTCACCTGCACATCGGCCTGAAGCCCACCTTCTGGACGAACCCGCTGCTGCGCTACAACTTCCTGGTGAGTTTCTTCAACTTCGCCACATGGGGCTGCGGCGTCTTCTACCGGGACTTCGGCCAGGCGTACCCGCTGCTCGTCTCCGTGGCGCCCGAAGAGGTCCAGGCGTTCTTCAAGGCCAGGGGTGGCATGCTGCCCCATGACCGGTTCTTCAACGAGTTCGAGCTCAAGTTCTACCAGGGCCGGGCCTTCCTCAAGGCCGAGTACACGGTCTCAGACACGCAGAAGTACCAGAGCCTGTCCGTGCAGAACCTCGCCCGCTACAGCCGCAAGGAGACGTTCGAGATTCGCGCGCTGCGCTCGCAGACCTCCTTCAAGGGCTTCGACGTGCTGATGGAGCTGGTGGAGCGGAAGCTCGACTCGCTGCGTCCCCTGGAGGCCCGCCTCGAGGTGAAGCCGAAGTCGGGCGAGCGACTGAAGGCGCTCCGCGAATACATCTCAAAGCGTCAGAGCCAGGGCCAGCTCACCAAGGAGGTGGACTACTACCGGGGCTGCGCCACCACTGGCGATCCGGAGCTGGAGGGCCGGTGTGACGAGCTGTGCCAGGAGCATGGCCTCGAGGAGCTCGAGGAGTACCTCGCGGGCACGGGCATGACGGTGGAGCAGCTGCGCGACAACCTCCGGCTCATGGGCCCGCCCGGGCCCGGCCCGGCGACGCAGCACTAGATGATGACGGGAAACGTCCTGAACGGTCTGCTGGCGGGCGCGCTCGTGGCCTTCGAGCAGCGCGAAGAGGAGGAAGTCCTCCGGCTCCTGCTGGACGCGTGGCGCGAATCGCGCTCGGTGCGCATCGCGACACTCGTGCAGAAGCTGTCGGACCGGCTCACCGTCGGGCTGCCACCGTGCGAGCGCCTGTCCACGGCGTTTTCCGGCGAGCAGCCCCGGCCCACCGGCGTTCCGCGCATCCTCAATTGGCTCCTGAGTGTCGCGAACGAGGGCAAC comes from the Pyxidicoccus xibeiensis genome and includes:
- a CDS encoding ABC transporter ATP-binding protein, whose protein sequence is MGLAVQPVLSVLRRAAPRAALAVIFCQLVAGAATTWALLLTTSVLGQLLSGGTGAQRLEAALPTLLLLGGVQAVRMGLETATNVARAYLVPRVFRVAEEALFRVSLQVDLASFDDPGFYDRLHRARDRGVMHMEGATTCLVEALRAAFSVFGAVLALLWLHPLLLPLLGVALLPQGWAVLHAARLQYSGMATTISLTRQVHMMAELATQRESAPEIRTNQAQDYVLAEYQRSAVALQDHLVRLGIAEARSTAFGRMLSGLGLVATFVALGMMLQARWLELAVAGTAVIAVRSASAALALFMQMAHGLFEKGLYISDYREFIEQSSQRARPATAGVKAPENPGRIELQGVGFHYPGQEGRLALRDISLTIEAGQSIALVGENGSGKTTLAKLIAGLYPPTSGRITWDGIDLREMSPDSLADRVVMVLQDPIRWPRSARDNVRLGRHQRVDPDARMLLQSAEQSRALEVVENLPQGWDTLLSRQFRGGMDLSGGQWQRLAVARGLYRDAPLVIWDEPTAPLDARAEHAVYESLRQLARNRTVLLITHRLASVRNADRIYFLERGAVVEQGRHEELMTLNGRYAELYRLQTRLHGLEEDAPGR
- a CDS encoding FAD-binding oxidoreductase, whose protein sequence is MTTSTEAEARCRDVDWSPLRTALEGAVIVPGDEQLLLANKQFAAGRPLLPLQALVRCRNTADVQRTLEFLVRHELPFSVRSGGHCFADLSTRAPVVVDLSENNRVEPQEGLAVIGPGALSAEVSRRLASVGRVVPTGGCPRVALGGLALVGGFGFLGRRHGLTTDQVERLEVVRADGSVVHASAGEAPDLYWALRGSGTAGFGIVTRLTLRTFPLEALTVVNGRWAPTEAAGLMELWQRHAPDAEDDVNLELGLVAPDDPELPTYVELFGVILGSEAGAANHLRAWERHLGPLASGLRTWRLPPAEAADYLVGLLDHETAPAWMPSLPYRHTGYQFTRSNFFDEPLAPESIQACVEQFQADRRYAQHRELELIPWGGAYARSNEGSSFIHRKARMMLRHTGTVGSRSSEALREHARGWVDASQATVRRHANGHVYQGYADLRLDDPHRAYYGDSLPRLRHLKHEYDPHDVFRHAQSLPPR